The Carassius auratus strain Wakin linkage group LG30F, ASM336829v1, whole genome shotgun sequence genome contains a region encoding:
- the hspb1 gene encoding heat shock protein beta-1 has protein sequence MAERRIPFTFMHGQSWDPFRDWSQGSRLFDQTFGMPHFSEEMPTFPSTHWPGYFRPYGFPEMASLMQSPVAQMPMSPPASMMHPPTYSRALSRQMSSGMSEIKQTPDSWKISLDVNHFAPEELMVKTKDGVVEITGKHEERKDEHGFVSRCFTRKYTLPSGVDSEKITSSLSPEGVLTIEATLPKPAIQGPEVNIPINTGSAVTASSTKKP, from the exons ATGGCCGAGAGACGCATCCCCTTCACCTTCATGCACGGCCAATCCTGGGATCCTTTCCGTGACTGGTCCCAGGGCAGCCGGCTCTTCGATCAGACCTTTGGGATGCCACACTTCTCCGAGGAGATGCCCACATTTCCCAGCACACACTGGCCTGGATACTTTCGGCCCTATGGATTTCCAGAGATGGCCTCTTTAATGCAGAGCCCAGTGGCTCAGATGCCCATGTCGCCGCCCGCCTCCATGATGCACCCCCCGACCTACAGCCGGGCTCTTTCCCGACAGATGAGCTCGGGAATGTCTGAGATCAAGCAGACGCCAGATTCCTGGAAGATCAGCCTGGATGTCAATCACTTCGCCCCAGAGGAGCTGATGGTGAAGACCAAAGATGGGGTGGTGGAGATCACCG GCAAACATGAGGAGCGGAAGGATGAACATGGCTTTGTGTCCAGATGTTTCACCAGGAAATACAC TCTGCCCTCTGGTGTCGACTCTGAGAAGATCACCTCGTCTCTGTCTCCTGAGGGGGTCCTGACCATTGAAGCCACTCTGCCCAAACCTGCCATCCAGGGCCCTGAAGTCAACATCCCTATCAACACAGGCAGCGCAGTGACTGCCAGCAGTACAAAGAAACCCTGA